TTCCGGGCCTATGGCGCGAATATTGTCATTGCTGGCACGGGAGTCGCCGGCGGCCAAACCCTGTTGGAGGACTCCGCGCTCGCAGCCGTTCCCGAGGACGGGAATCGAATCATCGCCCGGGCGCCCTTTCTTTATGTGGTGGCCGGCGTGGGAACGGCGAGGGTAATCGTAGCGGGCACATGGCTCGACCGGATGAGCGGCCTTTCCCCGTGGTGGAAGGTCGTCCCGCCTGGCGGGATCAAGTCGCGGGACGACTTGCGCCAATGTCTCATCGGGGAGGCGGTGGCTCGCCAATGGAATCTCGCGCCGGGGCAAGCGATCGAGCTGCGCCACCGCGGGCGGACGGCACGCCTGACCGTGGCCGGGATCATCACTGCCGGCGGCAGCGAAGACAGCCAGATCTTTGTGAATCTGCCGGTGGCCCAGGGACTGGCGGACCTGCCGGGAAAAATCGGCCTCATCCAGGTGAGCGCCAGCGGCACGCCTCAGCAGCTTGAAGGTCTGGTGGCCGGCCTCCGCCATCGCTTGCCGGATGCGGACGTGAAGCCGGTGCGCCAGGTGGCGGTCGCCGAGGGCCAACTCCTCCACCGCATCCGCTGGATGCTGGCAGCCACAACCCTGGCGATCCTGGTGGTGGTCACGCTGTGCGTGGCGGCGACCATGACGGGGATGGCATTCGAGCGCCGTTACGACATTGGCGTGATGAAGGCGCTTGGGGCCGGCGAGGGGACGGTGGTCAGGCTCTTTATGGTGGAAGCGGCTTCAATGGCGCTGGCCGGCGGCCTTGCCGGATACGGGCTGGGATTGGTTTTGGCTGCCTGGTTAGGCCGGCAGGTTTTCCACACCGGCTTCGAGGCGCGGTGGATCGTTTTTCCGTTTGTGCTCGCGGTGAGCTTGCTGGTGGCCTTGGTGGGCACGATTTTCCCCGTGCGACTCCTCCAGCGAATGCATCCGGCGGCGATCCTGCGAGGAGAATGATGGGGAAACTGGTCGAGGTCGAACATCTTTCCAAGCGCTACGGCGAGAGTGTCTGGGCGCTCCAGGATCTCTCGCTGAGTGTTGACGCGGGCGAATGGGTTGCCATCATGGGCCCGTCCGGCTCGGGCAAGACCACGCTCATCAACATCCTGGGCGGGCTGGATCAGCCGACCTCGGGCGCGGTGCGCGTGGATGGAGTCGGACTGGACAAACTTGACGCCTCCGGCCTCACCCGCTATCGCGCCGAAAAAATCGGCTTCGTCTTCCAGCAATTCCATCTGGTGCCCTATTTGACGGCGCTCGAAAACGTGATGCTGGCGCAATATTTCCACAGCTTGACCGACCAGGACGAAGCCCGCGAGGCGCTCATCTGCGTTGGCCTCCGCGACCGGCTCGACCATCGCCCTTCTCAACTCTCCGCCGGCGAGCAACAAAGGGTGTGCATTGCTCGCGCTTTGATCAACCACCCCAAGCTGATTCTGGCGGACGAGCCGACCGGAAACCTCGACGAAGTGAACGAAGCGATTGTCGTCAATCTGCTGCATGACCTCCATGCCGAGGGACACACCATTCTGCTGGTCACTCACGATCCCACCATCGGCCGGCTGGCCGACCGCCGTGTCGAGTTGCAGCACGGGAGGCTGGCGGAGATCACCATCTACCAGCCGGATGAGGAGGAGCGGTACGATCACCTGCTCGAAAGGATCTGGATTTTCCGCGAGGAGGCTCGGCAGCCGGAGATCGAGCGGGTGCGATCGAGAAGCCTGGCTGACCCGCCCCGCACCTTTGAGCGCATGGCTGAAATCGGGCTGCTCACTATCCAGGGAAGCGAACTCCGGTTGACGGGAAAGGGCGAGCGGCGCGCCCGGGATGTTGTCCGGCGTCACCGTCTGGCCGAGCGGCTGTTCATGGATTCCTTCGGCGTCGCCGACCGCGAAGCCGAGACCCAGGCGTGCAAGTTC
This genomic stretch from Candidatus Acidiferrales bacterium harbors:
- a CDS encoding FtsX-like permease family protein, which gives rise to MFWRLLERSVAHGRGRWAVALLALLVIAALCSALGNVYLDVSRKLTREFRAYGANIVIAGTGVAGGQTLLEDSALAAVPEDGNRIIARAPFLYVVAGVGTARVIVAGTWLDRMSGLSPWWKVVPPGGIKSRDDLRQCLIGEAVARQWNLAPGQAIELRHRGRTARLTVAGIITAGGSEDSQIFVNLPVAQGLADLPGKIGLIQVSASGTPQQLEGLVAGLRHRLPDADVKPVRQVAVAEGQLLHRIRWMLAATTLAILVVVTLCVAATMTGMAFERRYDIGVMKALGAGEGTVVRLFMVEAASMALAGGLAGYGLGLVLAAWLGRQVFHTGFEARWIVFPFVLAVSLLVALVGTIFPVRLLQRMHPAAILRGE
- a CDS encoding ATP-binding cassette domain-containing protein produces the protein MMGKLVEVEHLSKRYGESVWALQDLSLSVDAGEWVAIMGPSGSGKTTLINILGGLDQPTSGAVRVDGVGLDKLDASGLTRYRAEKIGFVFQQFHLVPYLTALENVMLAQYFHSLTDQDEAREALICVGLRDRLDHRPSQLSAGEQQRVCIARALINHPKLILADEPTGNLDEVNEAIVVNLLHDLHAEGHTILLVTHDPTIGRLADRRVELQHGRLAEITIYQPDEEERYDHLLERIWIFREEARQPEIERVRSRSLADPPRTFERMAEIGLLTIQGSELRLTGKGERRARDVVRRHRLAERLFMDSFGVADREAETQACKFEHILSSEVTEKICTFLSHPKSCPHGNPIPPGNCCQLGN